Proteins encoded by one window of Clostridium bornimense:
- a CDS encoding LysR family transcriptional regulator, whose protein sequence is MLELRLLNYFLVLSEELHYTRAAERLHISQPTLSNQIKLLEDIMGAKLFKYVSKKTALTEEGKILQDHAYKIFFDIEQTKSDIKNYAGKSRTQIKIGASGCHLILVPCSNFNKLHKNILLTMEEHSSKTIVDDVKNGKLDLGIIYSSIEDSSIHSEVLNVDPYLATVPLKSKLSNYESIKLKDLISEPIVLLPKSSASRKNIDKSFSLINHICTPIIQVANLTSCITLVEKSNNISILPKSFLKSIDNINFKAIPISDYAPRETINLIYRKDLFLDSFLIDLLEIIREFHKNN, encoded by the coding sequence TTGTTAGAACTTAGATTATTAAATTATTTTCTTGTACTTTCTGAAGAGTTACATTATACAAGAGCAGCAGAACGTCTACATATATCGCAGCCAACATTAAGCAATCAAATAAAATTACTAGAGGATATTATGGGTGCTAAACTTTTTAAATACGTTTCTAAAAAAACTGCTTTAACTGAGGAAGGTAAAATACTCCAAGACCATGCATATAAAATATTCTTTGATATTGAACAAACAAAATCCGATATAAAAAACTATGCTGGAAAATCAAGAACACAAATAAAGATTGGCGCTTCAGGATGTCACTTAATATTGGTTCCATGCTCAAACTTTAACAAGCTACACAAAAATATTTTATTGACTATGGAAGAACATAGTAGTAAAACTATAGTTGACGACGTTAAAAATGGTAAGTTAGATTTAGGAATTATCTATTCCTCTATAGAAGATTCTTCAATACATTCAGAAGTTTTAAATGTAGATCCATATCTTGCTACTGTACCATTAAAATCTAAACTTTCAAATTATGAATCAATAAAGCTAAAAGATTTAATATCTGAACCTATTGTATTGTTACCTAAATCTTCAGCTTCAAGAAAAAATATTGATAAATCCTTCAGTTTAATTAATCATATATGTACACCAATTATTCAAGTAGCTAATTTAACTTCATGTATTACCTTAGTTGAGAAATCAAATAATATAAGTATATTGCCAAAGTCATTTTTGAAATCTATAGATAATATTAATTTTAAAGCAATACCTATTTCTGACTATGCTCCTAGAGAAACTATTAATTTAATTTATAGAAAAGATTTATTTTTAGATTCATTTTTGATAGATTTGTTAGAAATTATTAGAGAGTTTCATAAAAATAACTAA
- a CDS encoding NAD(P)/FAD-dependent oxidoreductase: MNNIIDLLVIGGGPAGLMTAKTAAELGLKVTLIEKNKNFQQLRRACSAQFILDNGYEKEFIKLENGKILFTKNNFEVNYTGNLVQIKNKYYNSPKGHKIHFALPGQKAFAVKFDKRKLLDDLCNECVALGVDVRMSTLACGGSDKGDYVSINLKGTNTYTLNAKKVVIAEGANARLTGLFGLNKSRTNFATALVSKYILEDVYGIEPNSWNLFYGKTFFSNAPVIIGPSLYGNNTFELTISGSANAKPDSIYENVINYSPLKKNFENTKLIDKQGCAVKAFSSLKTPYSGNILIIGDSAAFVEVEVQGALMCGYHAANAIFKELKGKNGFETYTNWWKSAFEFNSDEYLLVSQGYALVPTYTDDELDYLFALIENKILEGTYSQYKTPKLIWDEILLHKDKIKSERPIIYEKIKKMNTMTLTDTFKN; the protein is encoded by the coding sequence ATGAATAATATTATTGATTTATTAGTTATTGGAGGAGGACCAGCAGGACTTATGACTGCAAAAACTGCAGCTGAATTAGGGTTAAAAGTTACACTTATTGAAAAAAATAAGAACTTCCAACAATTACGAAGAGCATGTTCTGCTCAATTTATTCTTGATAATGGATATGAGAAAGAATTTATTAAATTAGAAAATGGAAAGATATTATTTACAAAAAATAATTTTGAAGTTAATTATACTGGAAATCTAGTTCAAATTAAAAATAAATATTATAACTCTCCAAAAGGTCATAAAATTCATTTTGCTCTTCCCGGCCAAAAAGCATTTGCTGTAAAGTTTGATAAACGAAAACTTCTTGATGATTTATGTAATGAATGTGTAGCTTTAGGCGTTGATGTTAGAATGTCAACTTTAGCATGTGGTGGATCTGATAAAGGTGACTATGTAAGCATAAATCTTAAAGGAACTAATACCTATACTTTGAATGCTAAAAAAGTTGTCATTGCTGAAGGTGCAAATGCACGTTTGACTGGTCTATTTGGTTTAAATAAAAGCAGAACTAATTTTGCTACAGCTCTTGTTTCAAAATATATACTTGAAGACGTATACGGAATTGAACCTAATAGTTGGAATCTTTTTTATGGAAAAACATTTTTCTCTAATGCGCCAGTAATTATAGGACCTAGCTTATATGGAAATAATACTTTTGAACTAACAATTTCAGGTTCTGCAAATGCAAAACCAGATTCAATTTATGAAAATGTTATTAACTACAGTCCACTTAAAAAGAATTTTGAAAATACCAAATTAATAGATAAGCAAGGTTGTGCTGTAAAAGCTTTCTCATCACTTAAAACACCTTATAGTGGTAACATTCTTATAATTGGTGATAGTGCTGCTTTTGTTGAAGTTGAAGTCCAAGGTGCATTGATGTGTGGATATCATGCAGCTAATGCAATATTTAAAGAACTTAAAGGTAAAAATGGTTTTGAAACTTATACTAATTGGTGGAAGTCAGCTTTTGAATTTAATAGTGATGAATACCTTCTAGTATCACAAGGTTATGCCCTGGTACCAACCTATACTGATGATGAACTTGATTATCTTTTTGCCCTTATCGAAAATAAAATATTGGAAGGTACCTACAGTCAATATAAGACTCCAAAACTTATTTGGGATGAAATTTTATTGCATAAAGACAAAATTAAAAGTGAAAGACCAATTATATATGAAAAAATAAAGAAAATGAATACTATGACATTGACAGATACATTTAAGAATTAA
- a CDS encoding FAD-dependent oxidoreductase codes for MKNIIDLIVIGAGPAGLMTAKRAAELGLKVTIIELKKDITHIKRACSAQFVTDEGYENETIKIEDNKIIFTKNRFYINYTGRLLNIINNYHHSPSGHKLHLSHPDHRPFAIKFDKGHLLADLWRDCEKLGVKLLLETVAYRGKDLGDHVRIDIRNHKKTSSILAKKLVIAEGANAKLTGLFGLNKGRVLHGTPFVFSCIIEGATGFEPQSWNQFYGSKYHPFAEVIIESAIEGNDAIELTIMGTRNLRPDVLFEKFIKDSPMKYHFTNAHVIERRGCSLKSYDSLQKPYIGNVLAIGDSAAHVEVIVQGALMCGYHAANAINDELIGINGFEKYTSWWNKSFNFNHTNPLEFVNLYSSLAMRPKYSDEELDYMFSLLEGTSICGNFSQFEVPKNIWKAILSHKDQIQSEKPALFEKIKNIDKLNQEGKLN; via the coding sequence ATGAAAAATATCATTGATTTAATTGTAATTGGTGCCGGACCAGCAGGACTAATGACTGCAAAAAGAGCAGCAGAATTAGGCTTAAAAGTAACAATCATTGAACTAAAAAAAGATATTACACATATAAAAAGAGCATGCTCTGCTCAATTTGTTACAGATGAAGGATATGAAAATGAAACTATTAAAATAGAAGATAACAAAATAATATTTACAAAGAACAGATTTTATATCAATTACACTGGCCGTTTATTAAATATTATTAACAACTATCATCACTCTCCAAGCGGACATAAATTGCATTTATCACATCCAGATCATAGACCATTTGCTATAAAGTTTGATAAAGGACATCTCCTTGCGGATTTATGGCGAGATTGCGAGAAATTGGGTGTAAAGTTATTATTAGAAACTGTTGCATATAGAGGAAAAGACTTAGGTGATCATGTTAGAATAGACATCAGAAATCATAAAAAAACTTCCTCTATTTTAGCAAAAAAATTGGTTATTGCTGAGGGTGCTAATGCAAAGTTAACTGGATTATTTGGCCTTAATAAAGGACGAGTTCTCCACGGAACACCTTTTGTATTTAGTTGCATCATAGAAGGTGCCACTGGATTTGAACCACAAAGTTGGAATCAATTTTATGGCAGTAAATATCACCCTTTTGCAGAAGTAATTATAGAATCTGCTATTGAAGGTAATGATGCTATTGAACTTACCATTATGGGTACTAGAAATTTAAGACCTGATGTTCTTTTTGAAAAATTTATTAAAGATAGTCCAATGAAATATCACTTTACTAACGCTCATGTCATAGAAAGAAGAGGGTGTTCTCTTAAATCTTATGATTCACTTCAAAAACCATACATTGGTAATGTACTTGCAATTGGTGATAGCGCAGCTCATGTGGAGGTTATTGTTCAAGGAGCATTAATGTGTGGCTACCATGCAGCTAATGCCATAAATGATGAACTTATAGGCATAAATGGTTTTGAGAAATATACTAGCTGGTGGAATAAATCATTTAATTTCAACCATACTAACCCTCTTGAATTTGTTAATCTATATAGTAGTTTAGCAATGAGGCCAAAATACTCCGATGAAGAACTTGACTATATGTTTTCTTTGCTTGAAGGCACATCAATTTGTGGAAACTTTAGTCAATTCGAAGTTCCTAAAAATATATGGAAAGCAATTTTATCACACAAAGATCAAATTCAAAGTGAAAAACCGGCTTTATTTGAAAAGATAAAAAATATAGATAAATTGAACCAGGAAGGAAAACTTAACTGA